One window of the Enterobacter huaxiensis genome contains the following:
- the fdhE gene encoding formate dehydrogenase accessory protein FdhE produces MSIRIIPQDELGSSEKRTADYIPPLLFPRLKNLYNRRAERLRELAENNPLGDFLRFAALVAHAQEVVLYDHPLQMDLTARIKEANVQGKPPLDIHVLPRDKHWQKLLNSLIAELKPEMSGTALAVIENLEKASDLELEEMASALFASDFSLVSSDKAPFIWAALSLYWAQMASLIPGKARAEYGEARQFCPVCGSMPVSSMVQIGTTQGLRYLHCNLCETEWHVVRIKCSNCEQTRDLNYWSLENEEAAVKAESCGDCGTYLKILYQEKDPKVEAVADDLASLILDAKMEQEGFARSSINPFLFPGEGE; encoded by the coding sequence ATGAGTATTCGCATAATCCCGCAAGATGAGCTGGGGTCGAGCGAGAAACGCACGGCGGATTACATTCCGCCGTTGTTATTCCCCAGACTCAAGAACCTCTACAACCGCCGCGCAGAGCGTCTGCGCGAGCTGGCAGAGAATAACCCGCTGGGCGATTTTCTGCGCTTTGCCGCGCTGGTTGCCCACGCGCAGGAAGTGGTGCTGTACGACCACCCGCTGCAAATGGATCTGACCGCGCGCATCAAGGAAGCCAACGTCCAGGGCAAGCCGCCGCTGGATATTCACGTGCTGCCGCGCGACAAGCACTGGCAAAAGCTGCTGAATTCGCTCATTGCCGAGCTGAAGCCGGAAATGAGCGGTACCGCGCTGGCGGTTATCGAGAATCTGGAAAAAGCCTCTGACCTGGAGCTGGAAGAGATGGCGAGCGCGCTGTTCGCGTCCGACTTCTCCCTGGTGAGCAGCGATAAAGCGCCTTTCATCTGGGCTGCGCTGTCGCTCTACTGGGCGCAAATGGCAAGCCTGATCCCGGGCAAGGCCCGCGCCGAATACGGTGAGGCACGTCAGTTCTGCCCGGTCTGCGGCTCAATGCCGGTCTCCAGCATGGTGCAGATTGGCACCACTCAGGGGCTGCGCTACCTGCACTGCAACCTGTGTGAAACCGAGTGGCACGTGGTGCGCATCAAGTGCAGCAACTGCGAACAGACCCGCGATCTGAACTACTGGTCGCTGGAAAACGAAGAAGCGGCGGTGAAAGCGGAGAGCTGCGGCGACTGCGGGACCTACCTGAAGATTCTGTATCAGGAAAAAGACCCGAAAGTCGAAGCCGTGGCCGACGATCTCGCCTCGCTGATTCTGGACGCGAAGATGGAGCAGGAGGGCTTTGCCCGCAGCTCGATTAACCCGTTCCTGTTCCCGGGTGAGGGGGAGTAA
- the fdxH gene encoding formate dehydrogenase subunit beta, with the protein MAYQSQDIIRRSATNSFTPAPQARDHQQEVAKLIDVTTCIGCKACQVACSEWNDLRDEVGHNVGVYDNPADLTAKSWTVMRFSEVEQNDKLEWLIRKDGCMHCADPGCLKACPSEGAIIQYANGIVDFQSEQCIGCGYCIAGCPFDVPRLNPEDNRVYKCTLCVDRVTVGQEPACVKTCPTGAIHFGSKEDMKTLAAERVGELKTRGYDNAGLYDPSGVGGTHVMYVLHHADKPNLYHGLPENPEISATVKFWKGIWKPLAAVGFAATFAASIFHYVGVGPNRAEEEDDNLHEEKDEVRK; encoded by the coding sequence ATGGCTTATCAATCTCAAGACATTATCCGTCGTTCCGCGACAAACAGTTTCACGCCCGCGCCTCAGGCGCGGGACCACCAGCAGGAAGTGGCGAAGCTTATCGACGTGACCACCTGTATCGGCTGTAAAGCCTGTCAGGTGGCCTGTTCAGAGTGGAACGACCTGCGTGACGAAGTGGGTCACAACGTCGGGGTGTACGACAACCCGGCGGACCTGACCGCCAAGTCCTGGACGGTGATGCGTTTCTCGGAAGTGGAGCAGAACGACAAGCTGGAATGGCTTATCCGCAAAGACGGCTGTATGCACTGTGCGGATCCGGGCTGCCTGAAGGCGTGTCCGTCAGAAGGGGCTATCATTCAGTATGCCAACGGCATCGTCGACTTCCAGTCCGAGCAGTGCATTGGCTGCGGCTACTGCATCGCCGGCTGTCCGTTCGACGTACCGCGCCTGAACCCGGAAGACAACCGCGTCTACAAATGCACGCTGTGCGTTGACCGCGTCACCGTCGGCCAGGAGCCTGCGTGCGTGAAGACCTGCCCAACCGGCGCTATCCACTTTGGCTCCAAAGAGGATATGAAAACGCTGGCGGCAGAGCGCGTGGGCGAGCTGAAAACCCGCGGTTACGACAACGCGGGCCTGTACGATCCGTCAGGCGTTGGCGGTACGCACGTGATGTACGTGCTGCACCACGCCGACAAGCCGAATCTGTATCACGGCCTGCCGGAGAACCCGGAAATCAGCGCCACCGTGAAGTTCTGGAAAGGCATCTGGAAACCGCTGGCAGCGGTCGGTTTTGCTGCCACCTTCGCAGCGAGCATCTTCCACTACGTCGGCGTTGGTCCGAACCGCGCGGAAGAGGAAGACGACAACCTGCATGAAGAGAAAGACGAGGTGCGCAAATGA
- a CDS encoding ribbon-helix-helix domain-containing protein, translating into MSVLAELDMGRILIDLSDDVIQRLDNLKQLRNQPRAELLREAIELYLDQQSSSVIRNALGLWGDRKEDGLEYERKLREEW; encoded by the coding sequence ATGAGCGTTTTGGCGGAACTTGATATGGGCAGAATACTTATCGATTTGTCTGATGACGTGATTCAACGTTTGGATAACCTCAAGCAATTGCGAAATCAGCCACGTGCTGAACTGCTTCGGGAAGCGATAGAGCTGTATCTCGACCAGCAGAGTTCTTCTGTTATCCGAAATGCGCTTGGTCTGTGGGGAGACAGAAAAGAGGACGGGCTTGAGTATGAACGTAAGCTGCGTGAGGAGTGGTGA
- the fdhD gene encoding formate dehydrogenase accessory sulfurtransferase FdhD, whose amino-acid sequence MSKLNRAAHSLPLPAGVVELSVHRPPHITHATPDFLAEEVPVALVYNGISHVVMMASPKDLELFAIGFSLSEGIIDHPQEIYGMDVVQACNGLEVQIELSSRRFMGLKERRRALAGRTGCGVCGVEQLNDIGKPVAPLPFTQTFNLGNLDKALEHLNDVQPIGQLSGCTHAAAWVLPAGEIIGGHEDVGRHVALDKLLGRRARENAVWQQGAALVSSRASYEMVQKAAMCGVEILFAVSAATTLAVEVAERCNLTLVGFCKPGRATIYTHPQRLIVGQ is encoded by the coding sequence GTGTCTAAACTAAACCGTGCTGCCCACTCGTTACCCCTGCCTGCGGGCGTTGTGGAACTGTCGGTGCACAGACCGCCCCACATTACCCACGCCACGCCCGATTTTCTGGCGGAGGAAGTGCCCGTTGCCCTGGTTTACAACGGGATCTCGCACGTGGTGATGATGGCCTCGCCGAAAGATCTTGAGCTGTTCGCGATCGGTTTTTCCCTCTCGGAAGGCATCATCGACCATCCGCAGGAGATCTACGGCATGGACGTGGTGCAGGCCTGCAACGGCCTCGAGGTGCAAATCGAACTCTCAAGCCGTCGCTTTATGGGGCTGAAAGAGCGCCGCCGCGCGCTGGCCGGCCGCACCGGCTGCGGCGTTTGCGGCGTAGAGCAGCTCAACGATATCGGTAAACCCGTCGCGCCGCTGCCGTTTACCCAGACCTTTAACCTTGGGAACCTCGATAAAGCGCTTGAGCACCTCAACGACGTTCAGCCTATTGGTCAGCTGAGCGGCTGTACGCATGCGGCGGCGTGGGTCCTCCCGGCGGGCGAGATTATCGGTGGTCATGAAGACGTGGGTCGCCACGTGGCGCTGGACAAGCTGCTGGGCCGCCGCGCGCGTGAAAATGCCGTCTGGCAGCAGGGCGCGGCGCTCGTTTCCAGCCGCGCCAGCTATGAGATGGTGCAAAAGGCGGCCATGTGCGGCGTAGAGATCCTGTTTGCGGTCTCGGCGGCGACGACGCTGGCGGTAGAAGTGGCAGAGCGCTGCAACCTGACGCTGGTGGGCTTCTGCAAGCCGGGAAGGGCAACGATTTATACCCATCCACAGCGCTTAATTGTTGGTCAGTAA
- a CDS encoding alpha/beta hydrolase, which produces MALEKGIDKLVQEFIAAGRPSSRKQSIDDRRSGYVASTALAGETETRVQVETLVLEDMTFQVFSPFNAPEMLPSALYYHGGCFVSGGFETHDNQLRQLAFYGNCRVIAVQYRLAPEHTFPAAHDDAERAADLVWQNAEQLGVDKNRITLCGDSAGGHLALVTSLRLKAKGLWDPAQLLLIYPMLDATASFESYTLNGMDYVITRDTLLSGYEMYLAGADRQHPEASPLWRDDLSGLPPVHIITAEYDPLCDEGEMLYQHLSEQGVTCTAQRWLGVIHGFFQLGGVSQSARDVMRDIAWRISAARR; this is translated from the coding sequence ATGGCTCTGGAGAAGGGTATTGATAAGCTGGTACAGGAGTTTATTGCCGCAGGACGACCTTCCTCGCGAAAGCAGAGTATTGATGACCGGAGAAGCGGGTATGTCGCCAGCACAGCGCTGGCCGGAGAAACAGAAACACGTGTCCAGGTTGAGACGCTTGTTCTTGAGGATATGACCTTTCAGGTATTTTCGCCTTTCAATGCCCCTGAAATGTTACCTTCTGCCCTCTACTATCATGGCGGTTGTTTTGTCAGCGGTGGGTTTGAAACCCATGATAATCAGCTTCGCCAACTGGCGTTTTACGGTAACTGCCGGGTCATTGCGGTTCAGTACAGACTCGCACCCGAGCATACGTTCCCCGCTGCGCATGACGATGCAGAGAGAGCGGCAGATCTTGTCTGGCAAAATGCAGAACAATTAGGTGTGGATAAAAACCGGATTACACTTTGTGGAGACAGCGCGGGAGGTCATCTTGCGCTGGTAACGTCATTGCGGCTTAAAGCCAAAGGTCTCTGGGATCCCGCGCAGCTCCTTCTTATCTATCCCATGCTCGACGCTACGGCCAGTTTTGAAAGCTATACCCTCAATGGCATGGATTACGTGATTACTCGCGATACCCTTTTGAGCGGATATGAAATGTATCTGGCCGGGGCCGATCGCCAGCATCCAGAAGCCAGCCCGCTGTGGCGGGATGATCTTAGCGGTCTTCCTCCAGTACACATTATTACCGCTGAATATGATCCGCTATGCGATGAGGGTGAGATGTTGTATCAGCATCTGTCTGAGCAGGGCGTGACATGCACGGCCCAACGGTGGCTGGGCGTGATACATGGCTTCTTTCAGCTTGGCGGCGTGAGCCAGTCAGCGAGGGACGTGATGCGGGATATCGCCTGGCGTATCAGTGCCGCCCGGCGATAA
- the dtd gene encoding D-aminoacyl-tRNA deacylase, with protein MIALIQRVTRASVTVEDKVTGEIGPGLLVLLGVEKDDDEQKANRLCERVLGYRIFSDADGKMNLNVQQAGGSVLVVSQFTLAADTERGMRPGFSKGAAPDRAEALYEYFVERCRQQDMNTQTGRFAADMQVSLVNDGPVTFWLQV; from the coding sequence ATGATTGCATTAATTCAGCGCGTAACCCGTGCCAGCGTCACCGTGGAGGATAAGGTGACGGGTGAAATTGGCCCAGGACTTTTGGTGTTGTTAGGTGTCGAAAAGGATGACGACGAACAAAAAGCCAACCGCCTGTGCGAGCGCGTGCTGGGCTACCGCATTTTCAGCGATGCGGATGGCAAGATGAACCTGAACGTCCAGCAGGCGGGCGGCAGCGTGCTGGTGGTTTCCCAGTTTACGCTGGCGGCCGATACCGAGCGCGGCATGCGTCCGGGCTTTTCGAAAGGCGCAGCGCCGGACCGAGCAGAAGCACTTTATGAGTACTTTGTTGAGCGCTGCCGCCAGCAGGACATGAACACGCAAACCGGACGATTCGCTGCAGATATGCAGGTATCGCTGGTGAACGATGGCCCCGTCACATTCTGGCTCCAGGTATGA
- the fabY gene encoding fatty acid biosynthesis protein FabY gives MYHLRVPQTEEELEVYYHFRWEMLRKPLHQPQGSERDAWDAMAHHQMVVDEEGNLVAVGRLYINADNEASIRFMAVHPSVQDKGLGTLMAMTLESVARQEGVKRVTCSAREDAVEFFAKLGFVNQGEIAAPQTTPIRHFLMIKPIATLDDILHRADWCGQLQQAWYEHIPLSEKMGVRIQQYTGQKFITTMPETGNQNPHHTLFAGSLFSLATLTGWGLIWLMLRERHLGGTIILADAHIRYSAPISGKPSAVADLGALGGDLDRLARGRKARVQMQVELFGDETAGAVFEGTYIVLPAKPYGAYEEGGNEEE, from the coding sequence ATGTATCACCTTCGAGTACCGCAAACGGAAGAAGAGTTAGAGGTCTATTACCATTTCCGCTGGGAAATGCTGCGCAAGCCACTACATCAGCCGCAAGGGTCTGAACGCGACGCCTGGGACGCCATGGCGCACCATCAGATGGTGGTGGACGAGGAGGGTAATCTCGTCGCCGTTGGACGCCTGTATATCAACGCCGATAACGAAGCCTCTATCCGTTTTATGGCCGTTCACCCTTCCGTGCAGGACAAAGGTCTCGGCACCCTGATGGCGATGACCCTGGAATCCGTCGCCCGTCAGGAGGGGGTTAAGCGCGTGACCTGTAGCGCCCGCGAAGACGCCGTCGAGTTCTTTGCCAAGCTGGGGTTCGTGAATCAGGGCGAAATCGCCGCCCCGCAAACCACGCCGATTCGCCACTTTTTGATGATCAAACCTATCGCCACCCTGGACGATATTCTGCATCGCGCCGACTGGTGCGGACAGCTGCAGCAGGCGTGGTATGAGCACATTCCCCTCAGTGAGAAAATGGGCGTGCGCATTCAGCAGTACACCGGGCAGAAATTCATCACTACGATGCCGGAAACCGGCAATCAGAACCCGCACCATACCCTGTTTGCCGGCAGCCTCTTCTCGCTGGCTACCCTGACCGGATGGGGGCTGATCTGGCTCATGCTGCGCGAGCGTCATCTGGGCGGCACCATTATTCTGGCCGATGCCCACATTCGCTACAGCGCGCCGATCAGCGGCAAGCCGAGCGCGGTGGCCGACCTTGGCGCACTGGGCGGCGATCTCGACCGCCTGGCGCGCGGCCGTAAAGCGCGCGTGCAGATGCAGGTGGAGCTGTTCGGCGATGAAACGGCGGGCGCGGTATTCGAAGGAACCTATATCGTTCTTCCTGCGAAGCCGTACGGCGCGTATGAAGAGGGCGGGAACGAGGAGGAGTAG
- a CDS encoding DUF1471 domain-containing protein, with protein MKSIKTFVAVIALATSFGSFAAQSVTATASTIDGAEAKIAAQAQEAGASSYKITQAFTGNRVHMTAELNK; from the coding sequence ATGAAAAGCATCAAAACTTTTGTCGCTGTAATCGCTCTGGCTACTTCTTTCGGTTCTTTCGCTGCACAGTCTGTGACCGCAACCGCCTCTACCATTGATGGTGCAGAAGCGAAAATCGCCGCACAGGCTCAGGAAGCAGGCGCATCGTCTTACAAAATTACTCAGGCCTTCACCGGTAACCGTGTACACATGACCGCTGAACTGAACAAATAA
- a CDS encoding virulence factor BrkB family protein, whose product MLKTVHQKATHHTRPFRAWLKLLWHRIDEDNMTTLAGNLAYVSLLSLVPLVAVIFALFSAFPMFADVSLQLRHFVFANFIPATGDVIQNYIEQFVANSSKMTAVGACGLIVTALLLMYSIDSALNTIWRSKKVRPKVYSFAVYWMILTLGPLLAGASLAISSYLLSLRWASDLNSVIDNVLRIFPLILSWLSFWLLYSVVPTIRVPNRDAVVGALVAAVLFELGKKGFALYITMFPSYQLIYGVLAVIPILFVWVYWTWCIVLLGAEITVTLGVYRELKKAAIAEKEQEADQP is encoded by the coding sequence ATGCTAAAAACCGTTCATCAAAAAGCCACGCACCACACGCGTCCCTTCAGGGCGTGGCTGAAACTGCTCTGGCACCGCATTGATGAGGACAATATGACTACGCTGGCGGGGAATCTCGCCTACGTGTCGCTGCTCTCACTGGTGCCGCTGGTGGCGGTCATCTTTGCGCTTTTTTCCGCGTTTCCGATGTTTGCCGACGTCAGCCTCCAGCTTCGCCATTTTGTTTTTGCGAATTTCATTCCCGCCACCGGGGATGTCATTCAGAACTACATTGAGCAGTTTGTTGCCAACTCCAGCAAGATGACGGCGGTAGGGGCGTGCGGGCTTATCGTCACCGCGCTGCTGCTGATGTACTCCATCGACAGCGCGCTCAACACCATCTGGCGGAGCAAAAAAGTCCGGCCGAAGGTTTACTCCTTTGCCGTGTACTGGATGATTTTGACGCTCGGCCCGCTGCTGGCGGGAGCGAGCCTGGCGATCAGCTCGTATCTCCTTTCGCTGCGCTGGGCGAGCGACTTAAACAGCGTGATTGATAACGTGCTGCGCATCTTCCCGCTGATTTTGTCATGGCTCTCGTTCTGGCTGCTTTACAGCGTGGTGCCGACCATTCGTGTTCCCAATCGTGATGCCGTGGTGGGGGCGCTGGTGGCGGCAGTGCTCTTTGAACTGGGCAAGAAAGGATTCGCGCTTTACATCACCATGTTCCCGTCGTATCAGCTGATTTACGGCGTGCTGGCGGTGATCCCCATTTTGTTCGTCTGGGTCTACTGGACCTGGTGCATCGTCTTGCTTGGTGCCGAAATAACTGTCACTCTCGGGGTCTACCGCGAACTAAAAAAAGCAGCGATTGCTGAAAAAGAACAAGAAGCAGACCAACCATGA
- the fdnG gene encoding formate dehydrogenase-N subunit alpha: MQVSRRQFFKICAGGMAGTTAAALGFAPGVALAETRQYKLLRTRETRNTCTYCSVGCGLLMYSLGDGAKNAKASIFHIEGDPDHPVNRGALCPKGAGLVDFIHSESRLKFPEYRAPGSDKWQQISWEEAFDRIAKHIKEDRDANFIEKNGDGVTVNRWLSTGMLCASASSNETGYLTQKFTRALGMLAVDNQARVUHGPTVASLAPTFGRGAMTNHWVDIKNANLIVVMGGNAAEAHPVGFRWAMEAKIHNGAKLIVIDPRFTRTASVADFYTPIRSGTDITFLSGVLLYLMTNEKYNREYTEAYTNASLIVREDYSFDDGLFSGYDAEKRKYDKTSWNYELDEKGFAKRDTTLQHPRCVWNLLKEHVSRYTPDVVENICGTPKADFLKVCELIAETSAKDKTASFLYALGWTQHSIGAQNIRTMAMVQLLLGNMGMAGGGVNALRGHSNIQGLTDLGLLSQSLTGYMNLPSEKQTDLQTYLTASTPKPLLEGQVNYWGNYPKFFVSMMKAFFGDKATAENSWGFDWLPKWDKGYDVLQYFEMMHQGQVNGYICQGFNPVASFPNKNKVVASLSKLKFLVTIDPLNTETSTFWQNHGESNDVDPSTIQTEVFRLPSTCFAEENGSIVNSGRWLQWHWKGADAPGIAMNDGEILAGIFLRLRKMYAAEGGANPEPVLNMTWNYSTPENPAPEEVAMESNGKALADVIDPATGTVLAKKGDQLSTFAHLRDDGTTSSGCWIFAGSWTPKGNQMANRDNADPSGLGNTLGWAWAWPLNRRILYNRASADPQGNPWDPKRQLLKWDGAKWGGVDIPDYSTAAPGSDVGPFIMQPEGMGRLFAIDKMAEGPFPEHYEPFETPLGTNPLHPNVVSNPAARIFKGDFEALGKKDKFPYVGTTYRLTEHFHYWTKHALLNAIAQPEQFVEIGEKLAGKLGIAHGDTVKVSSNRGYIKAKAVVTKRIRTLNVHGQQVDTIGIPIHWGYEGVAKKGFIANTLTPFVGDANTQTPEFKAFLVNVEKV; this comes from the coding sequence ATGCAGGTCAGCAGAAGGCAGTTCTTTAAGATCTGCGCTGGCGGTATGGCAGGCACAACGGCAGCGGCACTGGGCTTCGCGCCCGGCGTAGCGCTGGCGGAAACACGGCAGTACAAACTGCTGCGCACCCGCGAAACCCGTAACACCTGTACGTACTGCTCCGTCGGCTGTGGGCTGTTGATGTATAGCCTCGGCGACGGTGCAAAAAATGCCAAAGCGTCTATCTTCCACATCGAAGGCGACCCGGACCATCCGGTAAACCGTGGAGCGTTGTGCCCGAAAGGGGCTGGTCTGGTGGACTTTATCCACTCCGAAAGCCGCCTGAAATTCCCGGAATATCGCGCGCCAGGCTCAGACAAGTGGCAGCAAATCAGCTGGGAAGAGGCGTTTGACCGCATCGCAAAACACATTAAAGAAGATCGCGATGCCAACTTTATTGAGAAGAACGGCGACGGCGTCACCGTCAACCGCTGGCTCTCTACCGGCATGCTGTGTGCTTCTGCCTCCAGCAACGAAACCGGTTATTTAACCCAGAAATTCACGCGCGCACTCGGTATGCTCGCGGTCGACAACCAGGCGCGCGTCTGACACGGACCAACGGTAGCAAGTCTTGCTCCAACATTTGGTCGCGGTGCGATGACCAACCACTGGGTCGACATCAAGAACGCCAACCTCATCGTGGTGATGGGCGGTAACGCCGCTGAAGCGCACCCCGTCGGGTTCCGCTGGGCGATGGAAGCCAAAATCCACAACGGTGCGAAACTGATTGTGATCGATCCCCGCTTTACGCGTACTGCGTCAGTGGCGGATTTCTACACCCCTATTCGTTCAGGTACTGACATCACTTTCCTGTCAGGCGTATTGCTGTACCTGATGACCAACGAAAAATATAACCGCGAATACACCGAAGCCTATACCAACGCCAGCCTGATCGTGCGTGAGGACTACAGCTTCGACGATGGCCTGTTCAGCGGGTATGACGCCGAGAAACGCAAATACGACAAAACCAGCTGGAACTACGAGCTGGACGAGAAAGGCTTTGCGAAGCGCGATACCACCCTGCAGCACCCGCGCTGCGTGTGGAACCTGCTGAAAGAGCACGTTTCCCGCTACACGCCGGACGTTGTGGAAAACATCTGTGGGACGCCGAAGGCGGACTTCCTGAAGGTGTGCGAGCTTATCGCCGAAACCAGCGCGAAAGACAAAACCGCGTCGTTCCTGTATGCGCTCGGCTGGACGCAGCACTCCATCGGCGCGCAGAACATCCGCACCATGGCGATGGTTCAGCTGCTGCTCGGCAACATGGGGATGGCAGGCGGCGGCGTGAACGCCCTGCGCGGCCACTCCAACATTCAGGGCCTGACCGACCTCGGCCTGCTCTCTCAAAGCCTGACGGGGTATATGAACCTGCCGAGCGAGAAGCAGACCGACCTGCAGACCTACCTGACGGCCAGCACGCCAAAACCGCTGCTCGAAGGCCAGGTGAACTACTGGGGCAACTATCCGAAGTTCTTCGTCTCAATGATGAAAGCCTTCTTCGGCGACAAAGCGACGGCTGAAAACAGCTGGGGCTTTGACTGGCTGCCGAAGTGGGACAAGGGCTACGACGTTCTGCAGTATTTCGAAATGATGCACCAGGGCCAGGTCAACGGCTATATCTGCCAGGGCTTTAACCCGGTGGCCTCGTTCCCGAACAAAAACAAGGTTGTTGCCTCACTGTCGAAGCTGAAGTTCCTGGTCACAATTGACCCGCTCAATACCGAGACCTCGACCTTCTGGCAGAACCACGGTGAATCGAACGACGTCGATCCGTCGACGATTCAGACCGAAGTGTTCCGTCTGCCGTCCACCTGCTTCGCGGAAGAGAACGGTTCTATCGTTAACTCCGGCCGCTGGCTGCAGTGGCACTGGAAAGGCGCGGACGCCCCGGGCATCGCCATGAACGACGGCGAGATCCTGGCCGGTATCTTCTTACGCCTGCGTAAGATGTATGCGGCAGAAGGCGGCGCGAACCCGGAACCGGTGCTGAACATGACCTGGAACTACTCGACGCCGGAAAACCCTGCGCCGGAAGAAGTGGCGATGGAGAGCAACGGTAAGGCGCTGGCGGACGTTATCGACCCGGCCACCGGCACCGTGCTGGCGAAGAAAGGCGATCAGCTCAGCACCTTCGCGCACCTGCGCGATGACGGCACGACCTCCAGCGGCTGCTGGATCTTTGCCGGCAGCTGGACGCCGAAGGGCAACCAGATGGCCAACCGCGACAACGCCGACCCGTCGGGCCTCGGCAATACGCTGGGCTGGGCATGGGCGTGGCCGCTCAACCGCCGCATCCTCTATAACCGCGCATCCGCTGACCCGCAGGGCAACCCGTGGGATCCGAAGCGTCAGCTTCTGAAGTGGGACGGCGCGAAATGGGGCGGCGTGGATATTCCGGACTACAGCACTGCCGCACCGGGCAGCGACGTTGGGCCGTTTATCATGCAGCCTGAAGGGATGGGACGCCTGTTTGCTATCGATAAGATGGCGGAAGGTCCGTTCCCGGAACACTACGAGCCGTTTGAGACGCCGCTGGGCACCAACCCGCTGCACCCGAACGTGGTCTCTAACCCGGCAGCCCGTATCTTCAAGGGCGACTTTGAAGCGCTGGGTAAAAAGGACAAGTTCCCGTACGTGGGCACCACCTACCGTCTGACCGAACACTTCCACTACTGGACCAAGCACGCGCTGCTTAACGCCATCGCGCAGCCGGAGCAGTTCGTGGAGATCGGCGAGAAGCTGGCGGGCAAGCTCGGCATCGCCCATGGCGATACCGTCAAGGTCTCCTCTAACCGCGGCTACATTAAGGCCAAGGCGGTGGTGACCAAGCGTATTCGCACGCTGAACGTTCACGGACAGCAGGTGGATACCATCGGCATCCCAATTCACTGGGGTTACGAGGGCGTGGCGAAGAAAGGGTTCATTGCGAACACCCTGACGCCGTTCGTCGGCGATGCGAACACGCAGACGCCGGAGTTTAAGGCCTTCCTCGTGAACGTGGAAAAGGTGTAA
- a CDS encoding PIN domain-containing protein, with product MKNMAVFDTNILIDLFNNRVEAADAIEHTASHRAVSLITWMEVMVGARRHGHEAKTAAVMGAFEIIDVSRDIAERSVLLREKHGMKLPDAIILATAQSRKCPLISRNTKVFAGIDEVLTPYHL from the coding sequence ATGAAGAATATGGCCGTGTTTGACACCAATATTCTCATTGATCTCTTCAACAACCGTGTTGAAGCTGCGGATGCGATTGAGCATACCGCGTCGCATCGTGCCGTCAGCTTAATTACCTGGATGGAAGTGATGGTGGGCGCTCGCAGGCATGGTCATGAAGCGAAAACGGCAGCCGTGATGGGCGCTTTTGAAATTATTGATGTGTCTCGGGATATCGCGGAAAGAAGCGTTTTACTACGTGAGAAGCATGGAATGAAACTGCCTGATGCTATCATCCTGGCCACAGCGCAGAGCAGAAAATGTCCGTTGATTTCTCGCAACACGAAAGTTTTTGCGGGTATTGACGAGGTCCTTACGCCTTACCACCTGTAG
- the fdoI gene encoding formate dehydrogenase cytochrome b556 subunit — translation MRKRDTIVRYTAPERINHWVTAFCFMLAAISGLGFFFPSFNWLMQIMGTPQLARILHPFVGVIMFASFIIMFFRYWHHNLINRDDIFWAKNIRKIVVNEEVGDTGRYNFGQKCVFWAAIIFLVLLLVSGVIIWRPYFAPAFSIPVIRFALMLHSFAAVALIVVIMVHIYAALWVKGTITAMVEGWVTSTWAKKHHPRWYREVRQKQEKSSE, via the coding sequence ATGAGAAAACGTGACACCATCGTGCGCTACACCGCGCCGGAACGCATCAACCACTGGGTCACCGCCTTCTGCTTCATGCTGGCGGCGATAAGCGGGCTGGGGTTCTTCTTCCCGTCCTTCAACTGGCTGATGCAGATCATGGGGACACCGCAGCTGGCGCGTATCCTGCACCCGTTTGTGGGCGTCATCATGTTCGCGTCGTTCATCATCATGTTTTTCCGCTACTGGCACCATAACCTAATCAATCGGGATGATATCTTTTGGGCGAAGAATATTCGTAAGATCGTCGTCAACGAGGAAGTAGGTGATACCGGGCGTTATAACTTCGGCCAGAAATGCGTATTCTGGGCGGCGATTATCTTCCTGGTCCTGTTGCTGGTGAGCGGCGTGATCATCTGGCGTCCGTACTTTGCGCCTGCTTTCTCAATCCCGGTGATCCGATTCGCGCTGATGCTGCATTCATTTGCCGCAGTGGCGCTAATTGTGGTTATCATGGTGCATATCTACGCCGCCCTTTGGGTGAAAGGCACCATTACCGCGATGGTGGAAGGATGGGTTACCAGCACGTGGGCGAAGAAACATCACCCGCGCTGGTACCGTGAAGTCCGCCAGAAACAGGAAAAGTCATCTGAATGA